In a single window of the Tissierellales bacterium genome:
- a CDS encoding ABC transporter ATP-binding protein produces MTCVLKAQNLKKVYGSKFNLYTALDDISLEIDRGEFVGIMGPSGAGKTTLLNIISTIDKPTSGRVSIDGDEIVSLNEKKLSDFRKNKLGFIFQDFNLLDTLTVRENIVLPLALSKVNHKTINQKVDQISASLGINDLLNKYPYEISGGEKQRTAAARAIINTPKLILADEPTGALDSKSSADLLQCMSDLNEQEAATIMMVTHDAFAASYCKRILFIKDGRIYTEIVRGGDRKEF; encoded by the coding sequence ATGACTTGTGTTTTAAAAGCTCAAAATTTAAAAAAAGTATATGGCAGTAAGTTCAATCTTTACACTGCTCTCGATGATATCAGCTTAGAAATTGATAGAGGTGAATTTGTTGGAATAATGGGACCAAGTGGTGCTGGTAAAACAACTCTTTTAAATATTATTTCTACAATAGATAAACCTACGTCCGGAAGAGTTTCTATAGATGGTGATGAAATAGTTAGTTTGAATGAAAAAAAATTGTCTGATTTTAGAAAAAACAAATTAGGTTTTATATTTCAAGATTTCAACCTTCTAGATACATTGACAGTTCGTGAAAATATAGTGCTTCCACTTGCATTATCTAAAGTAAATCATAAAACTATTAATCAAAAAGTTGATCAGATATCAGCTAGCCTCGGCATAAATGATTTGCTAAATAAGTATCCATATGAAATATCTGGCGGGGAAAAACAAAGAACAGCAGCTGCTAGAGCTATCATAAATACACCTAAGCTAATACTAGCTGACGAACCTACTGGCGCTTTAGATTCTAAGTCATCTGCTGATTTACTTCAATGTATGAGTGACTTAAATGAGCAAGAAGCCGCAACTATAATGATGGTTACACACGATGCATTTGCTGCGAGTTATTGTAAGCGAATACTTTTTATAAAAGACGGCAGAATCTATACGGAAATCGTCAGAGGTGGAGATAGAAAAGAGTTTTT